DNA from Musa acuminata AAA Group cultivar baxijiao chromosome BXJ1-5, Cavendish_Baxijiao_AAA, whole genome shotgun sequence:
TAATCCGctgtaactaactaactaaccaaCTAACTAACTTGTTCCTTCAACTAAAAAGTACAAGTAGTTGGTGCATTATCGATTTCATACAATAAAAGCAATTTTATGGATCAGCGGTGGTCACATATGTCATAAGAAGGTTGGTGGGAGAAGATAATCCTCCTTTTCGTAGCCTATTGCTATGCAAAGGTTTGTGCCGATGAAGCGAGAGTTGAGGAGCCTTTCTTATTTGTTGGAACATTGTTTGGAGAAGCACTCTTTCTCTTCAAAGTTAGCTTGCCATGGCGTTGATGCCCATCAAGATACAAGTGATTCAGACTTTGGAGTAAATAGCCACAGAAATAGAttgaagatttaaatatttttttattatacaaaatgatgtatatgatgtgagatttattattttatataataatataatatagtaaGTAGTAATCAATCTGGATATGtatgtaagtataaaaattataattataattatagtgTAATATACTTAAtattaaatcaaataataatatatttgatttgagCCAAACAGCAACCCAATCAAGTCAATAAAAACATTTGTTGTTGGAAAGCAACAAAAGTAGGGTTACTGATCTTGCATTATCTGTTGATGCTTATCATGGGTGTTCCTCCACTAGCATAGGAGCTATGACGATCTTCTCTTGACACACCTTTCATgacaaaataatattatcatctaACGCCCACCTATGTCCTACTGTAAGTTGTCGTCGCAATCTGTTTATACCAAATCCCACCATCATACCTTTCATCCATCGTGACATCCATCGACCCCTTCTCGGTTTCCTCTTCTCTATGGATTCCTTCTGTGATGCCCCCCTTCATCATGTCACCACCGATCTCTTTTCTCTCGCATCATGACCTAAGGTCGCCAATGTCCTTTCCATGATTGATCGCTCGTTTCATGCAACAATCCAATAACATCGCCTTTCACCTTAGTCTTACATCCACCGTGACATACAACAACTTCTCCGCCCTCTCATTAAGCAACCAGGACCTAGCACAAATATCGATGCTTATACCACACAATGCATCATCGTTATGCTCAACAACAATTACTGCAGGCAACGATGTAACAAATGAACCCCTCTACCACCGAGGGGGTTGATCATCACAGTGCCCAAAACATCGCGACCAAAACCACATGCCCTTGTAGGGTTGTTGCCTCCTTTATCGTCACCCTCAAGAGAGTcgacaaataaaatattatcataatatatgcagCTATTGCATGTAGCATTGTTGTCCACACATCTCCTACCCACAATAAGGCCAACAACTTAGGTAGGTTACAACCTTTGACAATGCTGTCGTCGACAACAAGTTACCAATATAGCTTATCGATCAAGATTTGACAACAACCTTCTGTCCACAATTTTATTTATGGGCAAAAAAAACCTTCATCATTTGCAAGTAGATGGTTAGGATGGATAGGATAAACAAAATAACTTGAATCATACTTCGCAAGCGAAGGGCCATAACACAAAATAGATCTAAggtatttattttcaaaaaaagcTTCAATACCTGTTGTAAGTATAAaacttataattattatataaaatatatttaatatcaGAATATGAAAGTAATACCAATATATCAAATCTAGGATACGTAACTTTCAATATTATtcagaataatttttttatttgtaaacGTACCATCATTCATTTAATGTGAAGGAAACAATAATACTAATCCACGATACTAATATACAAGAGGAGAATCGtattctcttctctttttattctttatatttagagataaaaataaatctataatatatatatatatatatatatataatttctatcGATATATTTAGGAAAGTAATAAGGAGAGTCTttaaattatcttaataaaaaaataatacgataattatattttttatttttattgattgataattCAAATCAGAATTCAGAtgacataatatttgatatttcggattatcttttatttttgtgAGAAAATTGATCGTAGAGGTGTGAGTATtagaaagggagagagagagagagagagagagagagagagaggagaacggAGGAAGTTCGAGAAGGCTTCCGCTACAGCAAAAGGCAAAAGCCCTGCCTACCAAACACAAGTTGGGAAGGAAACGGCGGAGTCGCCGTCGTTCTAACGGCGCcggcgcctccgcctccgccacctGTCACCGATGGCTTCTTCCCTCTCATCTAACTGCAGATATTAGTAGACGCCAAGCGCACGCCCAGATCTGTACTCTCTtctacttcctcttcttcttcgtctcccTAACcctagtagaagaagaagaaggcgaaggGGTATAAACTCTAGTAGAGGGAGAGGGATAGAAGGATGCGCGGTTACGTGACGCTGCCGATTGTGATCGTGCTCGCGGCGATCGTGTACATCTACTGCACCACCGTGTTCGTGGTGATCGACGGGTGGCTCGGGCTGTCCACGGCGGCCGGGATCGCTAACGCCGGCGCGCTCACGGCGCTTACCCTGATGGCGGTGGTCACCTATGGGATGGCCGTCTTCAAGGACCCTGGTCGCGTCCCGGCCTCCTTCGCACCGGATATCGAGGACCCCGAGAGTCCCATCCACGAGATCAAAAGGAAGGTACCCATCTTCCCTGGTGCTCCTCGAGTATTGCTGATATTCCTGTGGTTTAATAGTTATTGTTATTTATTTCGGTCAAAAGCCATGGGTTCGTTTGGATGATCTGATGGATCTGAGCTCAATGTGGCAATAAAGATGATGTCTTTTATTGTGACTCGAAGAAGGGATGTCCGATCTATTCTTATttgcttacaaaaaaaaaaaaggtttctttGATCATTTtccatatgctatttattgtcgaTAGAGTTATTATTGACCTTTGAGCGTTCCTTAGTTGTTGATAATTTTGTAACTGTTTAGATTCATCAACTCGGTCAAGGTTCATTCCGAAGAGAGGAACTTAGAAACTACATCTTTGGTATATTAGATATCGGCATTTTGGTGTGACCTTTTGCTTTGCCTGGATTATCCTCGTGATCTTCTATTTTGGGCCACTTATGTTTTAGTTTCTGGATGGAGCAGTTCAAAGTGTTTTGAGTTATTATTATCTTCTTAAATGGATTAGTTGATTCACTCCGTAGATGTCAGATACAGACTATCAGAGAATAGATCCAGTATGATGAATAGAATAAGATCTGAGTTATCCAATTGAAAACAAATATTAATGCCATTGTGATATAAAAGAACAAAATTCATAGAATAAGATCCAGTTTCTCTATGCTTCTTTTGGGTCACCGAATTGGTACGCTATTATGTACAATATTACAGTTGTGCTTTGGATAGGTTTAACTTCCTACAGGTATATTGCTGAGAGATGAATGTTCTGCCCACAATTTCTTGAGGTTTGGCTGGAAAGAACATTGGAGGCCTAAAACATTATATCAGAATGTGATAAAAAGATATTTGATTGCTCTTAAGTCCTGACTGCTGTTGTTGTCCTCGTTAGAGTTCAATAGCATGGGCGGATCCATGTAGCTGGTCCCAAATTATCACGGCCATATGATGTTGTTATTATCAGAAACTTTTCTAAGCTACAAGTTTGGTATTTGCGTTCCAAAAGGAAGAAGTTAATTATCAGGTTAGTGATATATGTTCCAGCATTTGATATCGCTATTTTTCAGGGCGGCGATTTGAGATACTGCCAGAAGTGTTCACATTATAAGCCCCCACGTGCGCATCATTGTCGAATTTGTAAAAGATGTGTTTTAAGAATGGTATGTTGACTGTTTTGTCGTTTCACATTTTAAAACTTTGTTTGCTTTTGACTATTACTCTTTACTGTTTTCAGGATCACCACTGTGTCTGGATAAACAACTGTGTAGGGCATGAAAATTATAAGATCTTCTTTGTTTTTGTGCTGTTTGGTGTGTCTGCCTGTATCCATTCAATGGTATAACATTCATTTCGTTTATGTTATTAGTGAACATGGAACTTATCGGTGGTCAGAATGACAAAAGGTTTACATCGTTTATGCTTTTATAGGTTCTTCTTATTTCTAGTGCTTCTCATGCTCTTCAAAAAGATCAACAGCAGAATGGTGAATCTTTCAATAAATCTTATGTGAGTGACTTGTAACTACCTAACACACTGTTCCGTAAGAGAGATGACTTAGTTTTTGGATCAATTTGACAGATCCTTTGTGGGACTCTGCTGTGTCCTTTAACTGTCGCATTAAGCATCCTTTTGGGTTGGCACATTTACCTTATCCTGCATAACAAGACCACAATCGAGGTATGAAGGTTCTcatttttttgaaataattaatGATCTTATAGGGCacttgatttcattttgcttcTTCTGCAGTACCATGAAGGGGTAAGAGCGATGTGG
Protein-coding regions in this window:
- the LOC135674835 gene encoding probable protein S-acyltransferase 16, producing MRGYVTLPIVIVLAAIVYIYCTTVFVVIDGWLGLSTAAGIANAGALTALTLMAVVTYGMAVFKDPGRVPASFAPDIEDPESPIHEIKRKGGDLRYCQKCSHYKPPRAHHCRICKRCVLRMDHHCVWINNCVGHENYKIFFVFVLFGVSACIHSMVLLISSASHALQKDQQQNGESFNKSYILCGTLLCPLTVALSILLGWHIYLILHNKTTIEYHEGVRAMWLAEKVGNVYRHPYDIGFYENLVSVLGPNFFCWFCPVSTNVGSGLRFRTAYDIPTSRSPI